Proteins co-encoded in one Acidimicrobiales bacterium genomic window:
- a CDS encoding SDR family NAD(P)-dependent oxidoreductase — protein sequence MRLEGKTGIVVGAGQTPGETIGNGRAAAVLFAREGARLLLVDRDLASADETAAMIALEGGTTEIVPADWTRAEDCARYVEACMDAFGRVDFLHNNVGIGGGDASPNRLTEEAFDRILRVNLKGCMLSCQAALPHMREQGSGSIVNISSLAAVAATPLTAYKISKAGMNALGQSLALANARHGIRVNTIMPGLIDTPMAIEGIAAEEGLPPEEVRARRDRVVPLRGRMGTAWDVAHAALYLHSDEAGFVTGVVLPVDGGQSARVG from the coding sequence GTGCGACTGGAGGGCAAGACCGGCATCGTCGTCGGGGCCGGGCAGACGCCCGGCGAGACCATAGGAAACGGCCGGGCGGCGGCGGTGCTGTTCGCCCGCGAGGGTGCCCGCCTCCTCCTCGTGGACCGCGACCTGGCGTCCGCCGACGAGACCGCCGCCATGATCGCTCTCGAGGGCGGGACGACCGAGATCGTCCCCGCCGACTGGACCCGTGCCGAGGACTGCGCCCGCTATGTCGAGGCATGCATGGATGCCTTCGGCCGGGTGGACTTCCTGCACAACAACGTGGGGATCGGCGGAGGTGACGCCAGCCCGAACCGGCTGACCGAGGAGGCGTTCGACCGCATCCTGCGCGTGAACCTCAAGGGCTGCATGCTGTCGTGCCAGGCGGCGCTGCCACACATGCGTGAGCAGGGAAGCGGGAGCATCGTGAACATCTCGTCGCTGGCAGCGGTGGCCGCCACTCCGCTCACCGCCTACAAGATCTCCAAGGCGGGCATGAACGCCCTCGGCCAGTCGCTGGCACTGGCCAATGCCCGCCACGGGATCAGGGTCAACACGATCATGCCCGGGCTCATCGACACGCCGATGGCCATCGAGGGCATCGCCGCCGAGGAGGGCCTGCCACCGGAGGAGGTCCGCGCCCGGCGGGACCGGGTGGTGCCCCTCCGGGGCCGGATGGGCACGGCGTGGGACGTGGCCCACGCCGCCCTGTACCTGCACTCCGACGAGGCCGGATTCGTCACCGGGGTGGTCCTGCCGGTCGACGGCGGCCAGAGCGCCCGGGTCGGCTGA